Below is a genomic region from Primulina eburnea isolate SZY01 chromosome 9, ASM2296580v1, whole genome shotgun sequence.
ATGGCGTGTCCTGCAAACCCATACAGTGGGGTGGATACCGGCTCAAACTCAAATCTTCTCATCTTCATTTGATCCAATGTGCTCTTGAACAAGACGGAGAttccattatcaataaatattctcgtcacatcataattggCAATGGTGGCCGTTaccaccaaggcatcgttatgTGGAGTCACAACGCCTCGGAGGTCTTCCGGCCCAAAGCTGATGACGGGGTCTTGTGCTAAGTCTGAACCCctagatatttcaaaattctccAACCTCTTCCCATGCGCCTTTCGCGCTCGCCCGGAATCCCCATCAGTAGTACCCCacgagatcatatgaatcattcctctcgtAGGGTGGTTATCCTCATTCGTTCCCCTCGTCGGTTCGACGGGCTCCTGAAGGACATCTTGACCTCGACCTTCCCATCTCTGCTCCCCAACCCCCTGATTTTTCCATGGAGGGCCTGGACCACGTCTAGGGGATGGGCGAGACCTCGGTCGACCCCCGGATGCGGATCCTTCTCGTCTGTCCCACGAAGGAAATCTAGCACTGCACTCAACCCTTCGTGACTTCTCCCACCTCCCTGCGGGCTCCTTCACCTCCATCACCTCGTCACGACTCCTATTCAAAGGAACATCTGATACGAATTGTCCTCTACTTCTGGTTCTGTCTTCCTCTCTTTCCCCCGCATCCCTCTTCCTTCCTCCTTTCTCCGCTTCCTCAACTCTACTTCCTCCGGGCCGGTTCTCCATCCTTATGTATCGTTGGGCATCTTCCAAGTTTACATATTTCTCAGCTCGAGCCAACAGATCATCATAGCTCAACGGAGGCTTCTTGACCAGCGACTTGAAAAATTCACCTCCCCTCAGACCTTGTGTGaaggcacttatcatgatgtcaggGGTAGCCGCTGGTATTTCCAGCGCTGCACTGTTGAAACGCTGGACAAATTCTCGCAAAGTTTCATTCTCTTGCTGTTTCATCACGAACAtgctcaaataatttttctggtgccTCTTGCTGCTAGCAAATCGGTGCAAGAAGGCAGCTGAGAAGTCCTCAAAAGAACGTATAGAGCTGGGCTGCAAAGTGTTAAACCACTGCTGGGCTGACCTCACCAACGTGCCCAGAAACACCCTACACCTGAGCCGTATTCTCAAACCTCCCAAGTGTTTCTCGGGGTCAATATGTCCATCGTACTCTCCCACATTCGACTGTCGAAAATTTGGAGGAAGCCCTTCTTCTAAAATGGTTAGTGAAAAAGGACTTCCTCTCTTGGGTGTCGGCGCTCTGCTCCCCAACTGCTGCCTCAACATCTGTGTTTCCTTCCACATCTCCTCCATCTCCGGATTCTCCTCACTTGGGAGGGGTCGCGTCTCCTCCACCCTACTCTGACTGCCCTTCACATTCTCCTCTTGCTCCTGGCGAGCGGCCTGCTCTTCTACAAACATAGACTCTTTATTCCTCTTCATTGCCTCATCCACTGTCCGGGTGATAAATTTGCCCAACTGTTCCAAAGTCAAGTTCCCCACATTATCATTAGGATGGGTTTGCTCGACCCTTGTCTCCTGAAAGGGCTGCTCGGTTCTTGTCTCTGGACGAGGTTGTTCCTGTCTCGTCTCGAGACGCGGTTGTTCCTGTCTTGTCTCAACATGAGACTGTTCGGGTCTCCTTTGAGGACGcgatgatgctgaggtagcTCTTCTACTTCCTTTCCTGcctaccatctctacgtctcaactcaagtgttcccacagacggcgtcaagtgatactcacgggaaatttagagttcgatcccaacgagcgtcactagttcagacgggggctttaagatgaccctgacactaaaatcaagaaaaagaccgttaagagggggccaggaaGGTGTCCTGATCTAGCccttccgacgctcaagtcagtgactgaggatgtatgggggagcagctaagggtgctgctgaaaacaatacaGTGAATTGATAATCATACGCTCCAacttggtatttataggagaatacctgggcttGTCATTGGCCATTCACCTGTGGGCCTTAGAGATGGGCCGAGAATTTGGGCTGGATCTTGATGGGTTCATCCTTGGGTATCAGTTTGAGTTTGTGAAACTATGTTTTCTAAGGAAACATGTTATCGCTAGTTTATtcagatattttttttatttcatttatttaaaatttaatgtgTTATCAGAACATGGATGTAATTTAAAAAGTATTACTGTTAAAGTTTTGGTGacatataaaaaatttagaGAACCATGCGCGGTAATTAAGTAGTGAACTAAAGAGTAACTAGAAATTTCAGTTTTCgtataatttaataatatatagaGCGACTTTGTCTATATTTAGAGTCAAAACTAACATTATTATTCAAAGGTGACATATTTTCACGGGACGAGTCGAGTAAGATATATATGTAATATGAACTTTTCTATAATTTATCATCACCTAAATGAATTGAAATAGAAAGGGTGTCAGTCATTAAACACTGAGCCATATAAATCTACATATTAAGACTTTTtgtgtgagatcgtctcacgtatcttaatctgtgagacagatcaatcctatcgatattacaataaaaagtaataattttaacataaaaagtaatactttgtaatgggatgactcaaataatagatttgtctcataaatacgacgagtgagatcgtctcacacatgtttttgttttcaaaaaaataacgTAATGTGTTATAAAAATCCTTAGAATCAAGTGTGAAATATACGTAATGGAGACGAATTCTGTAATATTTCactaaaaaaatatgattttttaatacatacatatatttatatatacatacatatatacatatatatatatatgtatatatatgtatatattgtatgtatatataaatatatgtatgtattaaaaaatcatatatatatatatacatatatatacatatttatataacatatatatatatatatctatataatatatacatcatatttatatacatatatatatatatatatctatatatatatatatatgtatatattatatagatatatatatatatatatgtatatatatatatgtatatatattggaTAATTGTGGGTTGTAGATTAGATGACTTTAGGTCTGCTCTATGTTCTGAGGGAATTGATAAATGGTACCGTCTGCAATGTTGGCATTAAGACCAAATCagctttaaattttaaatttttttaaaaaaaatttgcaatTTTAAATCAcaataaatttgtataatttatttttcttcactCAACcccataattttatatatataatttttcatcaggccatataattaaataaaaattagattttaattttccaaaaaatatAATGCTTTGTATCTCACCCAACAACCTAGCAAAGTATTAATTGACTTGCTTTTATTATGGGGGCACTTCTCATATTGACGCTATGAAATTGACCGTTCGagcaaataattatatatattaatttcaatattatatactttactaaattttaattgataaaataataaattgtttCCACAGATTTGAATGAGACGAACTCGCGTACACGTAAGTTCATTTGGTATAAATAAAGGattcttttattaaatattatattatattataaccATGATTTActagagtaggtcttttgtgacgGTCACACGAacctttatctgtaagacgagtcaaccctaccgatattcacaataaaagtaatactcttagcataaaaagtaatattttttcacggataacctaaataagatatatgtttcacaaaataagacatatgagaccgtttcacacaaatttttggcTTTACGACTTTGTACTTATTTGAATAAATAAGAAATAGATTGTTGAACTAACGTAGAGGAATCTCCCTAATTCTTTGTCGTGACtttcatattatattatatgtaCGAGTTTCTCGTGTGATATGTGTTAATATTTaagtaaatatatttaaatgaagctTAATTTGCttggattttttaaaaaatgatatgatattgtcttatatatatatatatatatatatatatatataaaggtgCTTAAGAGATTTATGGCAAATAATTTCCTAAAAGATCGAAGATCTCAAAATAGCAACACTAGGATGTAAGAATTACTTCTTATAAATtccatattaaattaaaataaaacaagagAGGACTACGTTCTACTTGGATTGATAAGCTGACTAGAGGATTGtatgaatgatttttttttaaaaaaaattgtatttcttttaatttattaGATTACTTGTGTGACTATGGTTgagaaaaaaattgtatttcttttaatttattaGATTACTTCTTATATATATGTTGGTTTGACTATGGTTGagaaaaaataaagaattttCGATATATATCGATATTATCGTACCGAAAAATGTATTTATCGAAATTTTGGGTATGTTATGATATTGACACTGAAATTTTCGGTAAGATAACGTTATGAAATTTGGAATTTTCGGTGTAtgttaaaaaattgaaataatatatataaataaaaaatatatatataataaatttaaataataaattaaaatttaaaaaaatataagataTATTTTCGGTATAAAATGGTATATGCCGAaaccataaaaaaatatcagtATACAACAACATTTCGATATAATCGATAGGCAAACTATGCATTAAAAAAAGAACATAATTTTCAATATGACATTTTCGAAGCAATATATCACCCCCTATATTTGACTTACAACACCGTATCCTTTTCAAATAAATTGTATACATTTATTCATTCATTAAATGTCacgtttgaaaaaaaaaattgtgtaaataatatttttttcatttcgaCGCAACCCATTCAAATTATTTCTGAAAGAGATATACGCCAACCCATTAGTTTAATTTAAACAAATTACGTGCTGccttaattaaaatttcaagTGAAAGTtgaaaaaatttaaacaaaagaTTCGTTGGCttcatattatttaaaataatattcatAAATATGTAGTATTATATCGTGACACATGAATTATCAATGAATAATTAGTTTAATTTATCGATGATCGATCGCGCAAATGAATGCTTGCATAAGTCGTAACCCTTGAGTCTGCCTGGTTTGGCTACAAAAACAAACTGCCTATTTATGCAGTCTCTGTCATTTAATTCATTTTCTCTACTACTGACAGTGAGCGCattaaaaacataataatatattcatattaaaaaaaatagtataaaacttaatattgTGGTATTAAAAATGGATAAATTGgagaaaaatattcaatcaTAAAAATAAGTTAATGTTCAGTTGTTAAGGCATGAGAATTTAGTTTGTACTACATAACCTTGAcaaaaatatcaaatatatttttggtTTTCTTCTGGGCTAGTATAATGATATCAGAGTTTATGTTGTACTGTTCAATGatacttttattattattattattgtgtaaCTTTAATGTTTGACGAATATGacatttctcaaaatttatgaatttgaatatacgttcgagatttattatttttagattttattcCAATATTTCGAAGTAATATTGGAAACAACGAAATCTAACAAATGTTAGATATCAGGAGTAAATAATAAGAGATCGGCTGATTTCTCTAAAATTTAGGGAGATGTTGTAGAAATCTAAAAGACGGTAAAATTATGACAATCAACTACATTATGTAGCACATAAAATTGAACAAATACTTGAAAAACAGAAATAAATTCTTATCAGTTAAGGATCCAAAACCTAGAACAATATATCAGTTATAGTAAAATGATATCGGAAAGAAGATTACCATCATTATTTGGTATGGAATTCTTATAGATCAAATAGGGAAGACAAAAGTATTGCAAAAACCTTTGACCGTTGATGAGAAATGATCAATCTTATCAAAAATTGTCtcagaaaataaaaaaacaatatgATAACAACTATAAAAAAGATCGTTATCAATGATGTACAAAACTTTAGAGCATCTTTTGCAAAAATTAAGGTCGTAGATCTAAAAACAAACGGAAGATGTAAACAATCTCTAGTTAACCGGAAAATTATCTCAGAAAAGATCTCATAAACACGAGATACATTTGTTTCATTCGTATTTGTGGTTTGTTTCGTTGACGAATTTTCTCCTTTGAAATCTGATCGCACTAAATGCTACATCCATTGCTAAGAATGAGAACAACGTTACTAGGGGATATCTCGTCTAGATTGAAtcggaagaaaaaaaaaaggtaatTATTTTTCTTGCGAAATCtctaaaataaaaacaataatttcaaaataacaaAGTCAAAACTTTAATGTCCGTATTTATTGTAAATTAAATACCcgtaacaaaataaataatgaaatcattaacaaaaaaatttaaaaataactttaacGTTCatatttattgtaaatattaaaTAGTCCCAATAATAAATcgtttaaaataatcttttaaataattgtaaaatctagtaaaaaataaaaaataaaaatccatgcaGTTTATTTCTTGCCAGGGCTCCTGCTAAAAATAGATGGGTAGGATCTGGCGGCGGCCTGGCCCTTGATTTTGGTAGACGTCGTTGTTCATATGTCGAACGTCGTTCAAAAGAAATTCGAGGTTTGCCTGAAACATCAAGTGTCGGTCGATGTCGTTTTCGATTTAGGTTGGAGTTGCCTTAACCATTTAATTCAAAAATATCCAGTTAGTTTTAATTACAGTCTGTCATATTTAATTCGTTGCCCGTAAAGGACCAGCATAACTGAAATCCGTACTTTATATGCATATTTCAACTGGACTCGTGATCGGTTTTCCATCGAATCGATTGATCTAATTTTGAAAACAATGATTTACAATCTTATGGTttttttatatgcatgtttcgATTGGACTCATAATCGGTTGTCGATCGAACCAActggtctttttttttttaaaacaattattacaatcttacaatttttttttttttaaaaaatcaacttGCAAAAGATGGATATTTTTTCAAATTAgttatgtatttttaaagtattaattatttaaattttcacaCTTGGAAGAGTGAAGACAATAGGGGAACTTATAACCAAAgtattgagtaggtctcttatgagacgatgttaagaatctttatctgtgagacgggtcaatcctaccgatattcacaataaaaagtaatattattagcataaaaagtaatatttttcatgaatgacccaaataagaggtctgtctcacaaaatacgatctgtaagaccgtctcacacaagtataAAGTATTTGCCAAAAATGGATAACAATAAATTCTGTTTTTTCTCAAGTTTAAGTAGCACCATTTACTCTATATTTCTTGAGCAACTTTATTTCAATTCCTTGGTCTTTATCATAATTTGTTACATTCATATCTCGTTTCTCTAATACATTCATATAATGTTTCGCTTCTCAAATCAAATTCTTTCgtttaaatcaaaataaattcGTCCAAATACAACACACAAAATTCTAATTGACATCATATTAACTACGGAATCCATGCTTtgtcttttaatttgaaaattaaGAATTGAGTAGTTTTTATTTGTGTAATTTTTAAAACCATTCTCACTATTCACATGTATTATTGAAAGTAGCATGTTTTTTGCGAGGATCTCATTATTCGTGATACAAGTCAAATTTgctgatatttacaataataagtaatacatttgacataaaaattaatattttcataaatgacccaaatagataatcagtctcacaaaattgactcgtgaaGCCATCTCACAAAAAGTTTGTGGTATGAAAATTCTACGTTCCCATCATAAGTTTATAATTTAGATTTATTAGTTTAAgctaagaaattatttttaaattttttaagtttaacaaattattagttatatatatatatgtatttaaaCATAGAACTCATATGAGTCCGTTTAACGACTCAATTTTCTGATACAGATATGATACGACTTAACTCataaaaaacatatttttataataatatttataatttttattataaatatagatcAGATCAATTCATGTCGCAAACATGGATATattaaacatggttttataatTCCACTTATTTAAATTGGGCTTGGACAAGAACTCAAACTAACCATTAGAGCAGCCCAATATCAATGCCGTGAGAGTTTTCCTCCATCCCCAACACCTAACCCTTCGCTAGAGAGAGAACCTCACCCGCTGCAGAGTTTGAGAAGAAAGGTTGGTTCTCTTCAATTGCTGGTGTCGTTTATTTTAGGATTTTTTTAGCCAATGCGTAGGTGCACTGGGGGTGATATAATCTTTGAGAATAATCACTCACAGGCCATTTTTTACTGGGTTTTAGGGTGTGCCGATTGGGAACAAATTCTAGGAATTATAATTTGAATCTGAGATTTTGATTACGGCGTAGTCATTACCTTGGATTATGAAATGTGAAATCATTATTTCGAATTATTTAATTGAGGTCTACTTTTAATTTCTGTAActtttttctgttttttttttatttagcaaAGTTCAGTGGATGCTAACCCCTTTGCCGGAGATGAGAAGCAATTTATTCCCCTTAATAATGTAGGTTATCAACAATGaacttaaattaaaaataatcgaCACTTAATTTTCTTACTGAGATTGTTTGGATGAATAATGTATTCCCCTTGCCCAAAATCCATTGGTTCTGTTTgtagaacaaaaaaaaattccaatTCAGCCCCATAAAATCCTTTTCCTTCTTATTTGATATTGTTCTTAAAAGTACTACACTGATTCAACTATTATTCTCCGAGAAAGAAGCAGTAACTTGTGATTGGGAGCCTATTAAGCTGGTAATTGTACTTTTCGTTAATATCTTTTAAGCTTCAGCAACGATTGAATTCGGGGAATTCCCTCTGAGGAAAGTTTGTCGTGTTTTGGATGTTTTGGTTGGAATGGATGatatgctattatcaagatttAACGTGGGTTTATCCTGAGGGAAGACTTTTGGCTACCCGAGTTAATTAATTCTCTGTAAACATTTATGCAATATACTATTTGCATTAGGTTGATATCCAAACACACCCAGAAGATATCTCCTTACTTGCAATTAGGCATGTTGTATTGATCAAATGGCAGAATTAAAGCGTAGATAATAGATACTTTGTGTGAGATACAATTTGGTTGCACGTGGGCTGCTAAAAATCATGcgaatatatgttttttttaaaaaaaattaaaataaactgTAAGTGAAAATATATA
It encodes:
- the LOC140840935 gene encoding uncharacterized protein, with amino-acid sequence MVGRKGSRRATSASSRPQRRPEQSHVETRQEQPRLETRQEQPRPETRTEQPFQETRVEQTHPNDNVGNLTLEQLGKFITRTVDEAMKRNKESMFVEEQAARQEQEENVKGSQSRVEETRPLPSEENPEMEEMWKETQMLRQQLGSRAPTPKRGSPFSLTILEEGLPPNFRQSNVGEYDGHIDPEKHLGGLRIRLRCRVFLGTLVRSAQQWFNTLQPSSIRSFEDFSAAFLHRFASSKRHQKNYLSMFVMKQQENETLREFVQRFNSAALEIPAATPDIMISAFTQGLRGGEFFKSLVKKPPLSYDDLLARAEKYVNLEDAQRYIRMENRPGGSRVEEAEKGGRKRDAGEREEDRTRSRGQFVSDVPLNRSRDEVMEVKEPAGRWEKSRRVECSARFPSWDRREGSASGGRPRSRPSPRRGPGPPWKNQGVGEQRWEGRGQDVLQEPVEPTRGTNEDNHPTRGMIHMISWGTTDGDSGRARKAHGKRLENFEISRGSDLAQDPVISFGPEDLRGVVTPHNDALVVTATIANYDVTRIFIDNGISVLFKSTLDQMKMRRFEFEPVSTPLYGFAGHAILPLIQIVLPLSLRHEPRRVTKMTTFTVVDTPSAYNGILRRPALKDFRAVASTYHQKLKFPVGKEVGVLCEDQRTARRYYEGVVREEGKRARLEVNMIRRGRSV